One Sporomusaceae bacterium FL31 DNA window includes the following coding sequences:
- the gmd_2 gene encoding GDP-mannose 4,6-dehydratase: MKKIALITGITGQDGAYLAEFLLQKGYVVHGIKRRSSLFNTERIDHLYHDQHEENVNFFLHYGDLTDSTNLIRIIQQVQPDEIYNLAAQSHVQVSFETPEYTANSDALGTLRILEAIRILGLEKKTKFYQASTSELYGKVQETPQKETTPFYPRSPYAAAKIYGYWITVNYREAYGIYACNGILFNHESPIRGETFVTRKITRAVARIKLGLQKHLYLGNLDAKRDWGFACDYVKAMWLMLQQEQPDDFVIATGETHAVREFVEMAFEHVGIRIIWQGIGVNEKGIDADTGRDLVLVDPKYFRPTEVDLLLGDPTKAKQKLGWEPETSLSELVKMMVDEDVRKTERDVLCKDHGYKVNNAHE; encoded by the coding sequence ATGAAAAAAATAGCCCTTATAACTGGAATAACAGGTCAAGATGGCGCATATTTGGCAGAATTCTTATTACAAAAGGGATATGTCGTTCATGGAATAAAGCGAAGAAGCTCGCTTTTTAATACAGAGAGAATTGATCATTTGTACCATGATCAGCATGAAGAGAATGTGAATTTTTTTCTACATTACGGTGACCTGACCGATTCAACAAACTTAATTCGTATTATTCAACAGGTGCAACCGGATGAGATTTATAACCTAGCAGCCCAAAGCCATGTACAAGTTTCATTTGAAACCCCTGAATATACGGCTAATTCGGATGCACTCGGCACTCTTCGGATACTGGAAGCAATCCGAATTTTAGGATTAGAGAAAAAGACCAAGTTTTATCAAGCGTCAACTAGCGAATTGTATGGAAAAGTTCAGGAAACACCCCAAAAGGAAACTACCCCCTTTTATCCGCGTAGTCCTTATGCAGCAGCTAAGATTTATGGTTACTGGATTACGGTCAATTATCGAGAAGCTTATGGAATTTATGCCTGCAATGGTATTTTGTTTAATCATGAATCGCCTATACGTGGAGAGACATTTGTTACTCGAAAAATTACGCGTGCGGTGGCTAGAATAAAATTAGGCCTGCAAAAGCACTTATATTTAGGTAATTTGGATGCAAAACGAGACTGGGGTTTTGCTTGTGACTATGTTAAAGCAATGTGGCTAATGCTACAGCAGGAACAACCCGATGATTTTGTTATTGCTACTGGGGAAACTCACGCAGTTAGAGAATTTGTAGAGATGGCGTTTGAACATGTTGGAATTCGAATTATTTGGCAGGGAATCGGTGTAAACGAAAAGGGCATCGATGCAGATACAGGTAGAGATTTAGTACTTGTGGATCCGAAATATTTCCGTCCTACTGAGGTTGATTTATTACTAGGGGATCCGACGAAAGCAAAACAAAAATTAGGGTGGGAGCCTGAGACTAGTTTGAGTGAACTTGTTAAAATGATGGTGGATGAGGATGTCCGTAAAACAGAAAGAGACGTCCTTTGTAAAGATCATGGATATAAGGTAAACAACGCCCATGAATAA